One genomic region from Quercus robur chromosome 4, dhQueRobu3.1, whole genome shotgun sequence encodes:
- the LOC126722442 gene encoding uncharacterized protein LOC126722442, translating into MRKVNRLEDAVQTLKKLGLEPTFELFMLALSVLVSMKESNWDRKMEVLKSFGWSEEDIWSVFKSNPLCLGCSEEKMKSAMDFYVNTMEMDVETIIRYPRFLMYAVDKRLRPRYNVLKVLKSKNLLKEGKNYASLFNQAENTFYKNYVVKHSDSIPGLMELYRGITMVEDKDS; encoded by the coding sequence ATGCGGAAAGTCAACAGGTTGGAAGATGCAGTACAAACTCTCAAAAAATTGGGTCTAGAACCGACTTTTGAGTTGTTTATGCTTGCTCTTAGCGTATTGGTTTCCATGAAGGAGTCAAATTGGGACAGAAAAATGGAAGTGTTGAAGAGTTTCGGGTGGTCTGAAGAGGATATTTGGTCGGTTTTTAAGAGCAACCCGCTTTGTTTGGGTTGCTCGGAGGAGAAAATGAAGAGTGCAATGGATTTCTATGTGAATACCATGGAGATGGATGTAGAGACTATAATTCGTTACCCCAGATTTCTTATGTATGCTGTTGATAAAAGGCTTCGTCCAAGGTATAATGTCTTGAAGGTTTTGAAGTCAAAGAATCTGCTTAAAGAGGGCAAGAATTATGCTTCGCTTTTTAATCAAGCTGAAAACACTTTCTACAAGAATTATGTTGTTAAGCATTCAGATAGCATACCAGGCTTAATGGAGTTATACCGTGGTATCACTATGGTAGAGGATAAAGATAGTTGA